CACCGGACGGGGAAAGTGCCGTGGCTGTCGTAAGAATCAGCGGCGGCAATAGTCTCGCTTACCTGTCTAAAATCACGGAAAAAAATACGTTCAAACCGAGAAAAGCGGTTTTGGTCAAAATTGTTTTGTCCGGCGGCGTTAAAGATTTTGCCCTGGCTGTTTACTATCCGAAACCCGGATCTTACACCGGCGAAGACGTTTGTGAAATCAGCGTTCACGGCAACCAATATCTCGTACGAAAGTTAATCGAGACCTGCGTAGATATGGGAGCCAGAATAGCAGATAGAGGTGAATTCACTTACAGGGCTTACATGAACGGAAAAATGGATCTCTCCCAGGTCGAGGGTGTGTTGTCAATGATAAATAGCTCGAACGAAAGTTCATTGAGACGAGCGGGAGCTTCATTGGAAGGAAATCTCGGGCGAAAAGTTAAAAAATCGCTCGAAAATCTCGACCTTTGCCGTGCCGAACTCGAAATATGCGCACTTGAAGAAGATACTTATCCGAAACTTTCGAAGGATTTTTACGGAAGATTAAAAAAAGCTTTTAATGACGTTGATGAAATAGCGTCCTGGTCGTCTGCTGCGGCGAAAGATTTTGAAAAACCGCAAGTTTTCATAATAGGTCCTCCAAACGCCGGAAAATCAACCCTTTTTAACCGGTTTTATGGAAGCCACAGGGTTGTTGTTTCTGATGCGCCTGGGACGACAAGAGACATGATAAGGGAAGAGGTCGATTTTCCAGGAGGCATGATCAGACTTGTTGACGGGGCGGGTTTGAGAGACGAACACTTCGATTCCGTAGAAAAACTTGGGAAAGAGATTTTGCTGGATAAGCTGAGAGGAGCTGACGCGGTTATCGTTCTTCTCGATGCTGTCGCAGAATGGAAAAGCGACCTGAAGAAGTTTTCCGCTTTGACTGAAGGTAAAAAGAGGGTGCTCGCTCTTAATAAATCAGACCTGGCAATAGAAGTTGGCCGCTTGCCCGAGGAAATTCTCCCGGTCTCGGCAGTAACGGGAGAAAACCTTGACTCTCTGAAAAGAGAAATTTCGACAAAACTGTGGGGTGAAAGCGCGGAAAATAAAACATCAGACGGAGACCCGTTTGTTTCGGAAAGAGCCTCTCTGCTGGCGTCGGAAGCTTTATCGAGCATTAAAAGAGCCGAAAAGAACATTGAAAAAGACGTCTGGGACATCGCGGCTTACGAACTTGAAAAAGTGTCGGAAAACCTCGGATCGATAATCGGAGTGCATGTGAAACCAGGAGAAATAGTGGCTCTGTTCGATAAATTTTGCGTGGGGAAATAACTTTCTCAACATTGACAACCGGATAAAACAGTACGAAAATTGCCCGGATTGCATTTCAGGAAACAAAATGATCAAAAATGATGACATCTGTCGCGTCGTTCGAAAGACAGAAGAAGATTCGAAGGAAATTATTTTTAACAGCTCTATTAAGCCGGTAAATCCTTGGTAGAATATCCTGAAAACAAACACCCTGTAGTAATTCCCGTCGAAGGGACTCTCGATCTTCACTGTTTCGACAAAAAGGAAACGGAGAGTTTAATTCGTGAATATCTTGAAGAATGCAGGAGAAGGGGAATAAAAAAGGTGAGGATCATTCATGGAAAAGGGAAAGGTGTTCTTATGGCCAGAGTTCATTCCGTCCTGAAAAAGATAGAGTTTGTCAAATCCTACGAAACAGCAAACGATCAAAGAAGCTCCTGGGGAGCGACGCTGGTCGAACTGGCTGAAGAAGACGGTTTGTCATAAATTCATCAATATCAACGAAAGCGATATTGCTGTCAGAGAAACGAATTTTTTTGCCGAGATTTTTTCCTTAAAAAATACCGCTCCGGCAACCGTTATGAGCAGAATACTTCCCACTGAATAGAATGAAAATGCCACAGCGGCGGGATACTGTCTGAACGAGGATATAAGAAAAAAAGACGAGAAAAGATTGGGGATTCCTACCACAAAACCGGCTAAGGCGTTTTTTTTTAATTTCTCTGTTTTCCTGAAACCGCCCATGACAGCCGACAGTAAAAAAGCCGTCGCGAATACTGTGGCCAGGAAAAGGTTTTTGTAT
The genomic region above belongs to candidate division WOR-3 bacterium and contains:
- the mnmE gene encoding tRNA uridine-5-carboxymethylaminomethyl(34) synthesis GTPase MnmE — its product is MNLFDTIIARITPDGESAVAVVRISGGNSLAYLSKITEKNTFKPRKAVLVKIVLSGGVKDFALAVYYPKPGSYTGEDVCEISVHGNQYLVRKLIETCVDMGARIADRGEFTYRAYMNGKMDLSQVEGVLSMINSSNESSLRRAGASLEGNLGRKVKKSLENLDLCRAELEICALEEDTYPKLSKDFYGRLKKAFNDVDEIASWSSAAAKDFEKPQVFIIGPPNAGKSTLFNRFYGSHRVVVSDAPGTTRDMIREEVDFPGGMIRLVDGAGLRDEHFDSVEKLGKEILLDKLRGADAVIVLLDAVAEWKSDLKKFSALTEGKKRVLALNKSDLAIEVGRLPEEILPVSAVTGENLDSLKREISTKLWGESAENKTSDGDPFVSERASLLASEALSSIKRAEKNIEKDVWDIAAYELEKVSENLGSIIGVHVKPGEIVALFDKFCVGK
- a CDS encoding Smr/MutS family protein — its product is MVEYPENKHPVVIPVEGTLDLHCFDKKETESLIREYLEECRRRGIKKVRIIHGKGKGVLMARVHSVLKKIEFVKSYETANDQRSSWGATLVELAEEDGLS